The following DNA comes from Musa acuminata AAA Group cultivar baxijiao chromosome BXJ1-4, Cavendish_Baxijiao_AAA, whole genome shotgun sequence.
CACGGGGACTGGGGACGTATTGCCGAGGTTGTAGACGCGGAGCGGCGCAGACCCCCGCTTCTTGCCGCCGCTACCGGTGCTCTTCCCAGCATTGTCGAGAGCCGCAAGACAACCGCTCACGATGTCATCAATGTAGGTAAAATCACGGGCAACGGTGGCATGACCTGGGCCTTCAAAGATGGAAATCGGCTTGCTGCGGAGGATGTCTCTCGTGAAGAAGAAGTAGGCCATGTCGGGGCGCCCCCAGGGGCCGTAGACAGTGAAGAAGCGGAGGCCGGTGATGGCGAGTCCATAAATGTGGTTGTAGACATGGGCGATTTCCTCGCCTGCCTTCTTGGTGGCGGCGTAGAGGGAGGCCGGCCGGTCAGTGCGGTCAACCTCCGAGAAGGGCACGTGGGAGTTGAGGCCGTAGACGGAAGACGACGAAGCCCAAACAACGGCGGGCTGCGGGTCCGCTGACTTGGCGACCTCGAGCACCGACACGAGCCCGGCGACATTGGAGTGGACGTAGGAGGACGGATTGGTCATGGCGTAACGGACGCCGGCCTGCGCGGCCAGGTGCATCACATGGGTGAAGGGCACCACGTCGAACAGCTTGTGGAGGAGAGGGCCGTCGTTGACGTCGCCCTCGACGACGAAGACACCCGCGCGGTCGAGGAGGGCCTGGCGGGCGCGCTTGAGGGAGGGGTCGTAGTAGTCGTTGAAGTTGTCGAGCCCAAGGACGCCGTCGCCGCGGCGCTTGAGCGCGGTAGAGACGTGGGTACCCACGAAGCCGGCGGCGCCAGTGACGAGGACGGAGATGCCGCCGGAGCGGCGGACGCGGGCGGAGGAGCGCACGCACTTCTCCCAGGCGGGGCCGCCCCACGGGGCGGCGTTACGGAGGGAGCGACGCCCAGAGGTGGAGGAGGAGTTGGGGGTGGTGggtgagaggaagaagaaggcgacTAGGAGGGCGATGGCGAGGAAAGACCAGACTGCGACCTTGGAGACGAGCGGGTTGTGATGCCACCGGACGGTGAGCTGAcgcgggtggtggtggtggtgatggtgataCTGGGGCTTGTCCATCTTGAACTTGCCCGGGGTGGCCGGCAGGCTATCCATCATCACACTTCGATTCTACCCTTGGTTATCGGATGGCGAAGTGGAGAAGAATGAAGAATAAGACGAGAGATTTGGATCCAACGCCTACGCCTTGGCTTCCAAGAACCAAATCGACTAATGGGCTTGAAAACGGAGAAGTAGATTGATTCTAAACGGAAGAAGATAAAGATGAGAGCAGAAGCATCCAACAAGCTGTCGTCCCCACGCCACCCCCTACTAATTCACTATAAATCTCCCTAGCGAACAGGACAACggcctctctctcttcctcctcctcctcctccctcctccactGGTCTCAGTGAAAGCGAAGATTCGGAAGGTGATGATTAGACTCGCCCCTCTTACCGGCCTCACTGTCTCGACGGCTGGCTTGGGATTGTGGCAAAGCCGGCGTCGGTGCAGTTAGGGAGGGAGGATCGGCGAGCGAATGTGAGGTCGCAGGGAAGTCAAAGTCGCCAGGGTCACGGGGGTTCGTAATAAATAGGGATGCGGATGCCTTTTCTGGAGGACTCCGTTGCGGATTTTGTTGGACGCGGATATCACcgacgaggagagagagagagcgagcgtcGCACGGCGATGGACGCCACTTGTTGAGTTGTGAGGAGGGAGAATGAGAATGAATCGTAAGTGGCAGAGGCTGCGGGTGACGATCGAGTACACCAAAATGGACGGACGCCCTTCGATCTCCTCGCCCCTTCTCGACGTGATCTGATCTGGGTGCCAGATTTTTCTGGAGACTTCCAACGGAAGATAACAAGCTCCTATCTGGTCGTGTTTGAATTCAAATTTCATCATGGTTTGTTCGGGAGTCGGTCACGTATCAATCAGATGTTCGAGTAGAGAGCAGTGCTCGGAAGCACCACAGAGGAAATGAGACCCCCGATGAGGAGGAGGATCTTTACAGTGGTTGTCCCTCGAAACGAACATGTCGCGGAGTTCCAAGGGTTGGCGAGAGACTGGCGGTTGACATTATTTTACTCGCGATCGCAGAGGAAGCCTAAAAAAGATTCATTGGAATTGCTCGATTGTAGTCGGTTCCTGTGAGCATGTGAACCAACACTTCATTTTTGCCAGTtcgccttttcttttcttttcttttttgccagTAAAAAGTACAGACGGCCAGTTGGCAAGCACAGTGTCAAAAGCCCATGAACTAACTGGTGAGTATGTGATGGCAAATCCCGTGACACAAATTTGATGTGGAATGAATAGAAAATTTGAAACCACGTAACCTGTCACGACTCGATTGCATGTCATGTGCGGTCAGGACCGTACCTGAGACACCCCCCCCCCTCACTCGATAACACAGTCTGTGTGGGTTTGGTCCTTTGCGTTGATCGGCTGGAATATCATCATTCATTGGACCACTCCTGCATGGGAATCACATAAGAAGAATAATGAACCCCACGGGTAATTTCGCAAATAAATATCTATATAGTCTGTGTGGATTTGTCCTCTCTATTTCTTCTACTAATAAACTACTCGTATTCGTGCACAAGTCAAAGGTTCAAGTAGCAACTCATACATGAGTTAGATGAGCTGATGCGTAGTAAGTAGTATAGCACACTTTTGATTCCTGAATCCAATCCTTAATATATGAACACCTACCTCATCGTTAGCCTTTTTTCTAAATCTTTACGAGCTGTTTTTgacttaattcctctaaatccGGATGAACGTAAGGACTAATGAGCTCCTCCTACTCCTCTCTTGTCAGCTCTCAGAGCTTCCTTCCGTCAAGGGACAAGTCACATTTGTCATGTGGTTCCCGAAAGGTAGATGCATTTGTATTGAAAGATCTCTTCAAGAAAAGGGAAAGGGGGCGAAGACAACTCCATATTCTATCCTGCCCTCTTGCGAGAGCATTAAGCGAGAGAGAACAAACGGTAAGAAAGTTATCTTCCTCCAAAGCCTTGAGTGGCCATCGATGCTCCTATTTAGCCTTCGTCCCTTTTCACGGTGGAAGCAAGTGGTACCAACAATGAAAAGGAAGACCATCCTCTTCTTGCACAAAGATGCAGTAACCATCTTTACGACAAACATGCCCGTCAAGAGAGTTTCGTTAGCAGTTCTGGTCAAATAATTATTTGGGGTGTTGAGATTTTAGTGGTCAACGGAATCCAATAAAATAAATGATTCACATGTCAAATTGAACTATTTCAATTACATAATAATGATAAAGCATTAAGTATTTCATGAATGAAAGTATTAAGAATAATATATTAAACATTTTATGAATTATATTAAATTAAGATCCCTTGTCTAGTCTATATATAATAGGCTTATG
Coding sequences within:
- the LOC103981954 gene encoding UDP-glucuronate 4-epimerase 3-like translates to MMDSLPATPGKFKMDKPQYHHHHHHHPRQLTVRWHHNPLVSKVAVWSFLAIALLVAFFFLSPTTPNSSSTSGRRSLRNAAPWGGPAWEKCVRSSARVRRSGGISVLVTGAAGFVGTHVSTALKRRGDGVLGLDNFNDYYDPSLKRARQALLDRAGVFVVEGDVNDGPLLHKLFDVVPFTHVMHLAAQAGVRYAMTNPSSYVHSNVAGLVSVLEVAKSADPQPAVVWASSSSVYGLNSHVPFSEVDRTDRPASLYAATKKAGEEIAHVYNHIYGLAITGLRFFTVYGPWGRPDMAYFFFTRDILRSKPISIFEGPGHATVARDFTYIDDIVSGCLAALDNAGKSTGSGGKKRGSAPLRVYNLGNTSPVPVSHLVSILEQLLKVKAVRNVVKMPRNGDVQFTHANISLAQRELGYHPTTGLNTGLKKFVRWYLGYYPTSSSKKGSRGGSSSAL